DNA from Mycobacteriales bacterium:
ACCGGTGCCGGGCGCGCCCCGGCGCCCGTACGGCGCATGGTCCCGTGGGCCGTTCTCCCAGTAGGTTGTCCTGATGGCGCGCATCCTGATGGTCGACGACCGTCCGGAGAACCTGCTGGCTCTGGAGGCGATCCTCAGCGTCTTCGACCACGAGCTGGTCCGGGCCAGCTCCGGGGACGAGGCCCTGAAGGCCCTGCTCACGGGCGACTTCGCGGTGATCCTGCTGGACGTTGCGATGCCCGGGATGGACGGCCTGGAGACCGCGGCGCACATCAAGCGCCGGGAACGGACCCGGGACGTCCCGATCATCTTCCTCACCGCGGTGCACCCGGACGCCGAGCACGCGTTCCGGGGCTATTCGGCCGGGGCGGTCGACTACGTGTCCAAGCCGTTCGACCCCTGGGTGCTGCGGGCCAAGGTGGCCGTGTTCGTCGACCTGTACCACAAGCGCCGCCAGCTCCAGGAGCAGGCGACGCTGCTGCGGGGCCGGCTGAAGGAGGCCGCGCTGGCCGAGGGGGCCGGCGCGGACGACCGGGCCGACCTGGCCGCCGAGCTCTCGGACCGGCTGGCCACCGTGGAGAGCTGCTTCGCCGCGCTCACGCCCGCGGTCACCGACGACCCCGCCGCGGACGAGCTGGCCGCCGGCCTGACCCGGCTGCGCGCCGCGATCGACGCGCTGGCTCCGCGCTGAGACGATGCCAGTCGAGCGGGAGTCCTGGTCGCAGGACCGGCCACCCGACGACCCCTATGCCTACCGGGTCGTCACGGTCGGGCACGGTCGGGACGACGACCCCGCGGTCAAGGAGCTGGTCGAGCAGCTGCACGCCGGTGTCGACGCGGTGCTGGTCGCGGTCGGTGGCGTGGCCAGCCGGACGGTCGACGACGAGCGCGGCGAGTCCAGCTGGCTGCTGGCCCCGCCCCGCGCCTCCGACCTGGCCGACATGGTGATCGCGGTGACCGAACGGCTCAGCCCCGGCAGCTGGACGATCGAGAAGTTCTAGCCGGGCCCGGCCGGGAGAATCCGGTTCCGACCCGACACCTTGGCCTCGTACAGGGCGGCGTCGGCGCGCGACACCTGGAGCTCGGAACTGTCGGACGGCCCGGCCGCGCAGCCGCCGCTGACCGTGATCGGATCGGCGTCCCGTCCACGACGACCGGGCTCGCGGCGATGGCGCCGCGGATCCTCTCCGCGACTGTGAGCACCGCGGCGGAGTCGGCCCCGGGCAGCACGACCAGGAACTCCCCGCCACCCCAGCGGCCGGTGCGCGACGAAGAAGTCTCATTGTCCACTGTGGACCGAGAGCTGGCCGCCGAACGGTTCCGGGCCACCTGGCTGGAGCTCGACGTCCGAGGCAGGCGGAGGGCCCGGGTCACGCCGTCCAGCGACCGTGCCGTGTCCGACAGTTCCGTTCGCAGGCCGGTCACCGCGCCGGCCACCGGACTCAGCAGCGGCCAGCCGCCACACGGGGTCGTCGGGGATGGCGCGAGCCCGTCGGGCGTGACCCTGCACGGACCCAGCGCGGTCCTCGCGCCGACGTGTCCTGCGGGCAGCTTGGTACGGACGGTCGCGACGTCACCGCGAGCGTCCACCAGTTCCCGCTGCGCCTGTACCCCGCGGACCGCGAGCCAGCAGGCGCTGCGGAGGAGCAGAGTCGGCCGGCCGAGCGTGCCTCGCACCACCAGTAGTCGCGAACGCCGTCGTCCCGCCGCCGCCCGTCCCGCAGGGCCCGCGGCGGCCGCTGCTGCGCGACGAACGCGAAGGTGGCGTCCCGGTCACGGGGGTCGAGTTCGTCCGAGCCGCGGCCGACGAGGTCGCTGAAGCCCGAGGCGGCCAGATGCCGCCAGACCGCTGATCCGACCAGTCCCCGGTGCCCCGCCACGTACGCGCGGGCAGCCCGGTCGACCGGTGCCCCGTTCCCCCCGTGCACACGGCGACGCTATGACCACGAGAGTGAGAATCTCGGTTCTGACCGGGGCCCGGCCGCCCCGCGACGGCCTATTCGACCGTCACGGACTTGGCCAGGTTGCGCGGCTTGTCCACGTCGTACCCGCGGGCCTGGGCGATCTCGGCCGCCAGCACCTGCAGCGGGACGGTCGTGACGAGCGGGGACAGCAGCGTCGGGGTCTGCGGCACCTCGATGAGATGGTGCGCGTACGGCCGGACCGCGGTGTCGCCCTCCTCGGCGATGACGATCGTGCGCGCGCCCCGGGCCCGGATCTCCTGGATGTTGGACAGCAGCTTGGAGTGCAGCACCGGGCGCCCGCGCGGCGACGGCATCACCACGACCACCGGCAGCCCGTCCTCGATCAGCGCGATCGGCCCGTGCTTGAGCTCGCCGGCCGGGAACCCCTCCGCATGCATGTACGCCAGCTCCTTGAGCTTGAGCGCACCCTCCAGCGCGACCGGGTAACCCACGTGCCGGCCAAGGAACAGCACGGCTTTGGACCCGGCGATGTCCCGGGCCAGCTCCCGCACCGGCTCGACCACGTCGAGGGTCTGCCGGATCAGCTCCGGCATCGCCTCCAGCGCGGCGAACTCGCGGGCCACCTCGTCGCCGTACTTGGTGCCCTTGGCGCCGGCCAGCGCGAGCCCGACCAGCTGGGTCGCGGCCACCTGGGCCAGGAACGTCTTGGTCGACGCGACCCCGATCTCGGGTCCGGCCCGGGTGTAGAGCACCGCGTCGGACTCCCGCGGGATCTGCGCGCCGTTGGTGTTGCAGACCGCGAGCACCCGCGCCTTCTGCTCCCGCGCGTGCCGGATCGCCTCCAGGGTGTCCATCGTCTCGCCGCTCTGCGAGATCGCGACGACCAGCGTGTCCCGGTCCAGCACCGGGTCGCGGTAGCGGAACTCCGAGGCCATCTCCACCTCGACCGGCACCCGCGTCCAGTGCTCGATCGCGTACTTCGCGATCAGTCCGGAGTGGTACGCGGTGCCGCAGGCGACCACGAACACCTTGTCCACGTCCCGCAGTTCCTGGGCGTCCAGCCGCTGCTCGTCGAGCACGATCCGGCCGTCCACGAACCGGCCCAGCAGTGTGTCCGCGACCGCCGCCGGCTGCTCCTGGATCTCCTTGAGCATGAAGTAGTCGAAGCCGCCCTTCTCGGCGGCGGCCAGGTCCCAGTCGACCCGGAACGGCGACACCTCGACGGCGTTGCCGGCGAAGTCGGTCACCTCGTACCCGTCCCGGGTGATCTCGACGATCTGGTCCTGGCCCAGCTCGACCGCGTCCCGGGTGTGCTCGACGAACGCGGCCACGTCGCTGGCCAGGAACGTCTCGCCCGGGCCGACGCCGAGCACCAGCGGCGAGTTGCGGCGGGCGGCGACCAGCCGGTCCGGGTGATCCTGGTGCGCGACGACGAGCGTGA
Protein-coding regions in this window:
- a CDS encoding response regulator, with translation MARILMVDDRPENLLALEAILSVFDHELVRASSGDEALKALLTGDFAVILLDVAMPGMDGLETAAHIKRRERTRDVPIIFLTAVHPDAEHAFRGYSAGAVDYVSKPFDPWVLRAKVAVFVDLYHKRRQLQEQATLLRGRLKEAALAEGAGADDRADLAAELSDRLATVESCFAALTPAVTDDPAADELAAGLTRLRAAIDALAPR
- the glmS gene encoding glutamine--fructose-6-phosphate transaminase (isomerizing), with protein sequence MCGIVGYVGSKQAVDVVLAGLRRLEYRGYDSSGIAVLDGELVVEKRAGRIENLDKAIASDHPTGIVGTTGIGHTRWATHGAPTDRNAHPHLDSAGRVAVIHNGIIENFAPLRAELEAAGVELRSETDTEIVAHLLAAALPAAGDDLAEALRQVCRRLDGAFTLVVAHQDHPDRLVAARRNSPLVLGVGPGETFLASDVAAFVEHTRDAVELGQDQIVEITRDGYEVTDFAGNAVEVSPFRVDWDLAAAEKGGFDYFMLKEIQEQPAAVADTLLGRFVDGRIVLDEQRLDAQELRDVDKVFVVACGTAYHSGLIAKYAIEHWTRVPVEVEMASEFRYRDPVLDRDTLVVAISQSGETMDTLEAIRHAREQKARVLAVCNTNGAQIPRESDAVLYTRAGPEIGVASTKTFLAQVAATQLVGLALAGAKGTKYGDEVAREFAALEAMPELIRQTLDVVEPVRELARDIAGSKAVLFLGRHVGYPVALEGALKLKELAYMHAEGFPAGELKHGPIALIEDGLPVVVVMPSPRGRPVLHSKLLSNIQEIRARGARTIVIAEEGDTAVRPYAHHLIEVPQTPTLLSPLVTTVPLQVLAAEIAQARGYDVDKPRNLAKSVTVE